One genomic region from Rhodothermus sp. encodes:
- a CDS encoding formimidoylglutamase: MTLPADAFRPPPPPPTPWDPTDLRVGQLLGRAVRSIEEATVVLVGFPSDTGVRRNGGRPGARQAPQAIREAFYRLTPDPRASAPFIELLEHTLDLGDLRLKRTLEASQEHFGQLIAPLLRDGKLLVILGGGHETAYAHFLAYVHAGQPVHILNWDAHADVRPLRNGRAHSGSPFRQALTHPSSICRSYTVAGLLPHSTAPEHLHFLQQHHAHYVWRDALTADRITALYHQAPTPLMVSFDLDAVDQAFAPGVSAPATDGLSPEHWLQAAYEAGRCPTVRSIDLVECNPRLDRDRQTIRLAALTLWMYFCGLTERIS, encoded by the coding sequence ATGACTTTGCCGGCTGACGCTTTTCGCCCCCCGCCTCCTCCGCCCACACCCTGGGATCCGACAGACCTGCGCGTGGGCCAGCTGCTCGGACGAGCCGTCCGGTCTATCGAAGAAGCCACCGTCGTCCTGGTGGGTTTTCCCTCCGACACCGGCGTGCGCCGCAATGGAGGCCGCCCCGGCGCCCGCCAGGCTCCTCAGGCCATTCGCGAAGCTTTCTACCGGCTAACGCCCGATCCGCGTGCCAGCGCGCCCTTTATCGAGCTGCTGGAACATACGCTCGATCTGGGCGATCTGCGCCTGAAACGCACGCTGGAAGCCTCGCAGGAGCACTTCGGGCAGCTCATAGCCCCACTGCTGCGCGACGGAAAGCTCCTTGTTATCCTGGGAGGCGGGCATGAGACCGCCTATGCACACTTTCTGGCCTATGTGCACGCCGGCCAACCCGTCCACATCCTGAACTGGGATGCTCATGCCGACGTGCGTCCGCTGCGCAATGGCCGGGCCCACTCGGGTTCGCCTTTCCGACAGGCCCTTACGCATCCCTCCAGCATTTGTCGTAGCTACACGGTCGCCGGTCTGCTACCGCATAGCACTGCGCCCGAACATCTGCACTTCCTGCAGCAGCATCACGCCCACTATGTATGGCGGGATGCGCTGACCGCTGATCGCATCACTGCCCTTTACCACCAGGCCCCCACACCGCTTATGGTCAGTTTTGATCTGGATGCGGTCGATCAGGCCTTCGCGCCGGGTGTCAGCGCTCCGGCCACCGATGGCCTGTCGCCCGAACACTGGTTGCAGGCCGCCTACGAAGCCGGCCGCTGCCCGACCGTCCGCTCCATCGACCTGGTCGAATGCAACCCGCGCCTGGACCGCGATCGACAGACCATCCGCCTGGCTGCCCTTACCCTCTGGATGTATTTCTGCGGACTGACCGAGCGAATATCCTGA
- a CDS encoding L-threonylcarbamoyladenylate synthase, protein MSTYHTLLTQDVYQAAALIRQGELVAFPTETVYGLGADAFNPTAVRKIFEAKGRPLDNPLIVHIARIDQLDRLVTVIPEAAHRFMARFFPGPLTLVLPRHPDVPDAVTAGLPTVGVRMPRHPVARAFLEACNTPVAAPSANRSGRPSPTRWEAVYADLNGRIACILQGNRSDMGLESTVVDCTGPTPVVLRAGAVPLEALRQVVPETRPVGPEESLKARSPGTRYRHYAPCARVVLVDHPNEAIPGPHHAYIGLDAPSCPEAFGACCICPDVETYAYELFDFFRRCDAQGCTRIYAQRVPRTGLGWALMDRLERAATPEAGNLPEAF, encoded by the coding sequence ATGTCCACCTACCACACATTGCTGACGCAGGACGTCTACCAGGCTGCCGCTCTGATTCGTCAGGGGGAACTGGTGGCCTTTCCCACCGAAACGGTTTACGGCCTTGGGGCCGATGCTTTCAACCCGACGGCCGTCCGTAAAATTTTTGAAGCCAAAGGCAGACCTTTGGACAACCCGCTCATCGTGCATATCGCCCGCATCGATCAGCTCGATCGACTGGTGACCGTGATTCCAGAAGCTGCCCACCGCTTCATGGCACGCTTCTTTCCCGGTCCCCTGACGCTGGTGCTGCCGCGGCACCCGGACGTCCCCGACGCAGTGACGGCCGGTCTGCCCACGGTAGGTGTCCGCATGCCGCGGCACCCGGTCGCCCGAGCCTTCCTGGAAGCCTGCAACACGCCTGTTGCGGCCCCCTCGGCCAACCGCTCCGGACGCCCCAGCCCGACCCGCTGGGAAGCGGTCTATGCCGATCTGAACGGGCGTATTGCCTGCATCCTACAGGGCAACCGCAGCGATATGGGTCTGGAATCGACCGTCGTGGATTGTACCGGCCCCACACCGGTCGTATTGCGTGCCGGTGCCGTCCCTCTCGAAGCCCTCCGTCAGGTCGTGCCCGAAACACGTCCGGTCGGCCCAGAGGAATCCCTCAAAGCACGCAGTCCCGGTACTCGCTACCGTCACTACGCCCCCTGTGCCCGCGTGGTGCTCGTTGATCACCCAAACGAAGCCATTCCCGGTCCGCATCATGCCTACATCGGACTGGACGCTCCTTCCTGTCCTGAAGCATTCGGAGCCTGCTGCATCTGTCCGGATGTGGAAACGTACGCTTATGAGCTGTTCGATTTCTTCCGTCGCTGCGACGCACAGGGATGCACACGCATCTACGCGCAACGTGTGCCCCGTACAGGACTGGGCTGGGCCCTCATGGATCGACTCGAACGGGCAGCAACCCCCGAAGCCGGTAACCTGCCTGAAGCATTTTAG
- the hutH gene encoding histidine ammonia-lyase: MEYPLPTLELTVRIASLYEDLERRIEELRRDHAAVATSRARVEAALQSGGVYYGINTGFGALARTRIPADRLAQLQENLLISHAVGVGPWLPRELCRLMLLLKIHALGLGYSGISVPTFERLLDFAERDLIPAVPSRGSVGASGDLAPLAHMALPLIGQGYFWNDNGTAVRPASEVLAEAGLAPIRLQPKDGLSLINGTQLMSACGAYVLEKAIHLVKVADILAAMSLEALQGSIKPFDPRIQAVRPHPGQARVAENIRTLLIDSEILESHRHCGKVQDPYCLRCVPQVHGASRDALDYARRVVEVEINSATDNPLVFENGDILSGGNFHGQPLALALDLAAMALAELASISERRTYLLLEGHDGLPRLLMKDTGINSGFMIPQYTAAALVSENKVLCHPASVDSIPTSLGQEDHVSMGSISALKLLTILENVEHVLAIELFTAAQALDYRLPLRPGRGVEIVHRYVRQHVPHREADHFYQQDIARCLAMIRSRELPDLVARELRPLH, translated from the coding sequence ATGGAATATCCGTTGCCCACGCTGGAGCTTACAGTACGGATCGCCTCGCTCTATGAAGATCTGGAGCGGCGCATTGAGGAGTTGCGTCGGGATCATGCGGCAGTAGCCACGTCGCGCGCCCGCGTTGAGGCCGCCCTGCAAAGTGGTGGCGTTTACTACGGCATCAACACGGGCTTCGGGGCCCTGGCACGTACCCGCATCCCGGCCGACCGGCTGGCGCAACTTCAGGAAAACCTGCTCATCAGTCACGCGGTTGGCGTAGGTCCCTGGCTTCCTCGAGAACTATGCCGGTTGATGCTACTCCTGAAAATCCACGCCCTGGGGCTGGGCTACTCGGGCATCTCGGTACCGACGTTCGAGCGCTTGCTGGACTTTGCCGAGCGCGACCTGATCCCGGCCGTGCCCAGCCGGGGAAGCGTGGGAGCCTCGGGCGACCTGGCTCCGCTGGCCCACATGGCCCTGCCTTTGATCGGACAGGGCTACTTCTGGAACGACAACGGCACCGCGGTACGTCCGGCCTCCGAGGTGCTGGCTGAAGCCGGCCTGGCTCCCATCCGGCTCCAGCCCAAAGACGGCCTGTCGCTCATCAACGGCACCCAGCTCATGAGCGCCTGCGGCGCTTACGTGCTTGAAAAAGCGATCCATCTGGTAAAGGTGGCCGATATTCTGGCTGCCATGAGCCTGGAAGCGCTCCAGGGAAGCATCAAGCCCTTTGATCCCCGTATTCAGGCCGTACGTCCGCATCCCGGTCAGGCCCGTGTTGCTGAAAACATCCGTACGTTGCTGATCGACAGCGAAATTCTGGAGTCCCATCGGCACTGCGGCAAAGTCCAGGATCCGTACTGCCTGCGCTGTGTGCCCCAGGTGCACGGCGCCAGCCGCGATGCGCTCGATTATGCCCGTCGCGTGGTAGAGGTCGAGATCAATTCGGCTACCGACAATCCGCTCGTCTTCGAAAACGGCGATATCCTCAGCGGCGGCAATTTCCACGGCCAGCCGCTGGCGCTGGCCCTTGACCTGGCCGCCATGGCCCTGGCCGAGCTGGCCAGCATCTCGGAGCGCCGCACCTATCTGCTGCTGGAAGGGCACGACGGACTGCCACGTCTGCTGATGAAAGATACCGGTATCAACTCGGGCTTCATGATTCCTCAGTACACGGCGGCTGCCCTGGTCTCCGAGAACAAAGTGCTCTGCCATCCCGCTTCGGTCGATTCGATCCCGACCAGCCTGGGACAGGAAGACCATGTGAGCATGGGCAGTATCAGTGCGCTAAAGCTGCTGACCATCCTGGAGAACGTCGAGCACGTGCTGGCTATTGAACTGTTCACAGCGGCCCAGGCCCTCGACTATCGGCTGCCCCTGCGTCCCGGTCGGGGCGTGGAGATCGTTCACCGGTATGTTCGCCAACACGTTCCGCACCGAGAAGCCGACCACTTCTACCAGCAGGACATTGCCCGATGCCTGGCGATGATTCGAAGCCGGGAATTGCCCGATCTGGTAGCCCGTGAACTGCGTCCGCTGCACTGA
- a CDS encoding nucleotidyltransferase family protein, giving the protein MLRDTRAYLQACLRAYWQGDPLPDLTGLEDPVGLARLAVQQGVGALLYRALKAAGPLEVPGRILGVLRPYYLAAVAQAALQVQEVQRLQQAFARAGVPALFYKGVVLGQLAYGDPALRPATDIDVLVMPAAFKSAESVLLTLGYQRDVPHQGLVRRVYLCFQREHPYRLPDRMQMVDLHLSIAPWRFAPVQPVSLLWTDAMPVLMGSQTVWTLAPEALLPLLCLHCAKHQWRTLKWINDVAALLRAFPELDWERLWAWARQWQGVRMLRLGLQLAHEGLGAPLPSTVLRSIGRDRQVERLVRRVREGLYRPDVWRPFWQRFIFHLRSREHPLARWRYVLLSSVFYTMRPILGLQH; this is encoded by the coding sequence ATGCTGCGTGATACGCGGGCATATTTGCAGGCCTGTCTTCGGGCCTACTGGCAGGGCGATCCGCTGCCTGACCTGACGGGGCTGGAAGATCCCGTCGGACTGGCGCGCCTGGCCGTACAGCAGGGTGTAGGCGCCTTGCTGTACCGTGCGCTGAAGGCAGCAGGGCCCTTGGAAGTTCCCGGTCGGATCCTTGGCGTACTGCGGCCCTACTACCTGGCAGCGGTTGCACAGGCGGCCCTGCAGGTTCAGGAAGTGCAGCGGCTGCAGCAGGCGTTTGCGAGGGCTGGTGTGCCTGCCCTGTTTTACAAAGGGGTCGTACTCGGACAGCTGGCCTATGGCGATCCGGCCTTGCGTCCGGCTACGGACATTGACGTGCTGGTAATGCCGGCAGCGTTCAAATCGGCTGAATCCGTTCTGCTGACCCTGGGGTATCAGCGAGATGTGCCACATCAGGGGCTGGTTCGCCGGGTGTATCTGTGTTTTCAGCGGGAGCACCCGTACCGGTTGCCGGATCGGATGCAGATGGTTGATCTGCATCTGAGCATCGCGCCATGGCGTTTTGCACCGGTACAACCGGTATCGTTGCTATGGACCGACGCTATGCCGGTACTAATGGGCTCGCAGACGGTATGGACGCTGGCGCCGGAGGCGTTGCTGCCACTGCTGTGTTTGCATTGTGCCAAACATCAATGGCGCACTCTGAAATGGATCAACGACGTAGCCGCATTGTTGCGGGCATTCCCGGAGTTGGACTGGGAGCGATTGTGGGCATGGGCTCGCCAGTGGCAGGGAGTGCGCATGCTGCGGCTGGGGCTTCAGCTGGCACACGAAGGATTGGGCGCTCCACTTCCGTCAACGGTGCTTCGGAGCATAGGACGTGATCGGCAGGTGGAAAGACTGGTACGACGTGTAAGGGAGGGGTTGTATCGGCCGGATGTCTGGCGGCCTTTCTGGCAGCGGTTTATTTTTCACCTGCGTTCCCGGGAGCATCCGCTGGCCCGGTGGCGCTACGTGCTCCTGTCGAGCGTGTTTTACACCATGCGTCCGATACTCGGACTCCAGCATTGA
- a CDS encoding peptidoglycan DD-metalloendopeptidase family protein produces MATRRSPKRKYRFLFSLLVIGVAWGTIWYAQQIPAQSPEPAPAAPHAITRPVRILYDTFGIEEGQFVRSTHRIRRGETFADILTRYDVPYAEVLALAEAAQGVFDVRRMQAGRPLHIYRDTISARVFIYQPDPVRYVVFDRREPMRVYTGRRAVERVLRTARGVIERSLYETLQANATDPELAIRLSEIFAWQIDFYRIQRGDRFVALYEETRLDGKPIDIARVLAARFQHRGKDFYAFRFEHAGRVDYYDENGRNLRKAFLKAPLRYRRITSRYSLRRFHPIQKRYKPHLGTDYAAPAGTPVYATGDGVVVAAGYTRYNGYYVKIRHNATYTTGYLHFSRIAKGIRRGVRVRQGQVIGYVGSTGLATGPHVCYRFWKNGRQVDPLREKLPPGKPVPDSLRDAFFHLRDQLMPRLLFEPPAYAGVPNTQSSDAASL; encoded by the coding sequence ATGGCAACGCGTCGTTCGCCGAAAAGAAAATACCGGTTTCTTTTTTCCCTGCTGGTGATTGGTGTCGCATGGGGGACCATCTGGTACGCTCAACAAATTCCTGCTCAGAGCCCGGAGCCAGCTCCTGCAGCGCCTCACGCCATCACTCGACCTGTCAGGATTCTCTACGATACTTTTGGCATCGAAGAGGGACAGTTCGTGCGCAGCACGCATCGCATCCGACGAGGCGAGACGTTTGCCGACATCCTGACGCGCTATGACGTGCCCTACGCCGAAGTGCTGGCCCTGGCCGAAGCAGCCCAGGGCGTGTTCGACGTACGGCGGATGCAGGCCGGTCGTCCGCTGCACATCTACCGCGACACCATCAGCGCACGTGTGTTCATCTATCAGCCCGACCCCGTGCGCTACGTTGTGTTCGACCGACGTGAGCCGATGCGGGTCTATACAGGCCGACGCGCCGTTGAGCGCGTGCTGCGCACCGCTCGGGGCGTGATCGAGCGCTCCCTGTACGAGACGCTACAGGCGAACGCGACCGATCCCGAACTGGCCATTCGCCTGTCGGAGATTTTTGCCTGGCAGATTGACTTCTACCGGATCCAGCGGGGCGACCGCTTCGTGGCCCTCTACGAAGAAACGCGCCTGGATGGAAAGCCGATAGACATTGCGCGGGTGCTGGCTGCGCGCTTTCAACACCGGGGCAAGGATTTCTACGCGTTTCGCTTCGAGCATGCCGGCCGCGTGGATTACTACGATGAAAACGGCCGCAATCTGCGCAAGGCTTTCCTGAAAGCGCCGCTGCGCTACCGTCGGATCACTTCGCGCTACAGCCTGCGTCGCTTCCATCCGATTCAGAAGCGCTACAAGCCCCATCTGGGCACCGACTATGCTGCGCCGGCCGGCACGCCCGTCTATGCTACCGGCGATGGCGTGGTCGTTGCGGCCGGTTACACACGCTACAACGGCTACTATGTCAAAATCCGGCACAACGCGACCTACACCACGGGCTACCTGCACTTTTCGCGCATTGCGAAAGGCATTCGGCGGGGCGTGCGCGTGCGCCAGGGGCAGGTGATCGGCTACGTGGGCAGCACCGGCCTGGCCACCGGGCCGCATGTATGCTACCGCTTCTGGAAGAACGGCCGTCAGGTGGATCCCCTGCGCGAAAAGCTGCCGCCCGGCAAGCCGGTGCCCGACTCGCTGCGCGACGCCTTCTTCCATCTGCGCGACCAACTCATGCCGCGTCTTCTTTTCGAGCCACCTGCATACGCCGGAGTGCCCAACACCCAGTCATCCGACGCCGCCTCCCTGTAA
- a CDS encoding cob(I)yrinic acid a,c-diamide adenosyltransferase, with amino-acid sequence MKIYTRTGDDGTTALFGGGRVPKSHPRIAAYGTVDELNSWLGLVRPHLLPDEADLDLLLQRLQGMLFEAGADLATPLDSRARTVRIESTHIEAIEQEIDRLEAQLPPLKTFILPGGTPAAAMLHVARTVCRRAERHAVAAMQQEKLNPEVVRFLNRLSDLLFVLARWINHRRGTSETPWLPEKRT; translated from the coding sequence ATGAAGATCTATACCCGCACCGGCGACGACGGCACAACAGCCCTGTTTGGGGGTGGACGCGTGCCTAAAAGCCACCCGCGCATTGCGGCTTATGGAACGGTTGACGAATTGAATAGCTGGCTCGGGCTGGTACGCCCCCACCTGCTGCCCGACGAAGCCGATCTCGATCTTCTTTTGCAGCGTTTGCAGGGCATGCTCTTTGAAGCGGGCGCAGATCTGGCCACTCCGCTCGACAGCCGCGCCCGAACCGTTCGCATCGAATCGACCCACATCGAAGCAATCGAGCAGGAAATCGACCGTCTGGAGGCCCAGCTTCCTCCCCTGAAAACGTTCATCCTGCCGGGAGGAACGCCGGCGGCGGCCATGCTACACGTCGCACGTACGGTCTGCCGTCGCGCCGAGCGCCATGCGGTAGCCGCCATGCAACAGGAAAAGCTCAATCCCGAAGTAGTACGCTTTTTGAACCGCCTCTCCGACCTGCTTTTTGTGCTGGCCCGCTGGATCAATCACCGACGCGGCACCTCCGAGACACCCTGGTTGCCGGAAAAACGCACCTGA
- the hutU gene encoding urocanate hydratase gives METTPITVRAPRGTQLHCKGWHQEAALRMLMNNLDPEVAEKPEELIVYGGTGKAARNWSCFHKIVETLKRLENDETLLVQSGKPVGVFRTHEMAPRVLIANSNLVPRWATWDEFRRLEALGLTMYGQMTAGSWIYIGTQGILQGTYETFAECARQHFGGSLKGRLVVTAGLGGMGGAQPLAATMNEAAFLGVEVDPARIRRRLETGYLDEMCTDLDEALARVLRARENGEALSVGLLGNIADVLPELVRRGIVPDVVTDQTAAHDLRYGYIPAGHTVESAAAFREKDPKGYEEAVLDSMQQHVEAMLKLQELGAIVFDYGNNLRGQVADHRGMKEAFRIPGFVPAFIRPLFCRGAGPFRWAALSGNPNDIAVTDQAVIETFPHKESLVRWIQKAREKVRFQGLPARICWLEYGERAEMGLKFNWLVRKGKIEAPIVIGRDHLDAGSVASPNRETEGMKDGSDAIADWPLLNALLNTACGASWVSIHHGGGVGIGYAIHAGMVCVADGTEQADFRLERVLTADPGTGVMRHADAGYELAIQTARERGLDLPMITG, from the coding sequence ATGGAAACGACGCCGATCACCGTACGCGCTCCACGCGGCACGCAGCTCCACTGTAAGGGATGGCACCAGGAGGCGGCTCTTCGCATGCTGATGAACAACCTGGACCCCGAAGTTGCTGAAAAACCTGAAGAACTGATTGTCTACGGAGGTACCGGTAAGGCAGCTCGCAACTGGAGTTGCTTTCACAAGATCGTGGAAACCCTCAAACGTTTGGAAAACGACGAGACGCTGCTCGTGCAGAGCGGCAAGCCAGTCGGTGTCTTTCGTACGCATGAAATGGCCCCGCGCGTGCTCATCGCCAACAGTAACCTGGTGCCCCGCTGGGCCACGTGGGACGAATTCCGTCGACTGGAAGCACTGGGCCTGACCATGTACGGGCAGATGACGGCCGGCTCCTGGATCTACATCGGCACGCAGGGCATTCTGCAGGGCACCTACGAGACGTTCGCCGAGTGCGCCCGCCAGCACTTCGGTGGTTCGCTGAAAGGCCGGCTGGTGGTAACGGCCGGGTTAGGCGGCATGGGCGGCGCTCAGCCACTGGCCGCTACAATGAATGAAGCCGCTTTCCTGGGGGTCGAGGTGGATCCAGCCCGCATTCGTCGCCGTCTGGAAACCGGCTATCTGGACGAAATGTGCACCGACCTGGACGAAGCGCTGGCCAGGGTGCTGCGGGCTCGTGAAAATGGCGAAGCTCTTTCGGTGGGTCTTTTGGGCAATATTGCCGATGTGCTTCCTGAACTCGTGCGCCGGGGCATTGTGCCCGACGTGGTTACCGACCAGACGGCTGCCCATGACCTGCGCTACGGCTACATTCCGGCCGGCCATACCGTAGAATCGGCCGCTGCCTTCCGCGAAAAAGACCCGAAAGGCTACGAAGAGGCGGTTCTCGACTCGATGCAGCAGCATGTCGAAGCAATGCTGAAACTGCAGGAGCTGGGCGCCATCGTCTTCGACTACGGCAACAACCTGCGCGGGCAGGTGGCCGACCACCGGGGCATGAAAGAAGCCTTCCGCATTCCCGGCTTCGTGCCGGCCTTCATTCGTCCTCTTTTCTGCCGGGGTGCTGGACCGTTCCGCTGGGCGGCTCTCTCGGGCAACCCGAACGACATTGCCGTCACCGACCAGGCCGTCATCGAAACGTTCCCCCACAAAGAAAGCCTGGTACGCTGGATTCAGAAAGCACGTGAAAAAGTGCGCTTTCAGGGGCTGCCTGCCCGCATCTGCTGGCTCGAATATGGAGAACGCGCTGAAATGGGTCTGAAATTCAACTGGCTCGTTCGCAAAGGCAAAATCGAAGCCCCGATCGTGATCGGGCGCGATCATCTGGACGCCGGCTCGGTCGCCTCGCCCAACCGGGAAACGGAAGGCATGAAAGATGGCTCCGATGCCATCGCCGACTGGCCGCTGCTCAACGCCCTGCTCAACACAGCCTGCGGCGCCAGCTGGGTATCAATCCACCACGGCGGTGGCGTGGGTATCGGCTACGCCATCCACGCCGGCATGGTCTGCGTGGCCGACGGCACCGAGCAGGCCGACTTCCGCCTGGAACGGGTACTGACGGCCGACCCTGGAACCGGCGTCATGCGCCATGCTGATGCCGGCTATGAGCTGGCGATCCAGACCGCCCGTGAACGCGGCCTCGACCTCCCCATGATCACTGGCTGA
- the hutI gene encoding imidazolonepropionase produces the protein MPVLTNIRQLLTCRAEGGQAALHPIERAALVWKDDTILWVGPEAELPTRFRREQRLDASGCLVAPGLIDCHTHLAFGGWRAEEFRLRCQGVSYLEIARQGGGIRRTVAQTRAASEEDLYRRCLDFLREMARLGITTVEAKTGYGLSFEEELKLLQVYWRLQTHQPLRLVATLLAAHVVPPEYANRREAYLQWLLDELIPYVGRERLADFCDVFVEETAFTVEEARQILERGKAFGLRPKLHADQLHDGGGARLAAEVGAISADHLEYASDEGIQAMARAGVVAVALPIATLYLRQRPMDARRFIDAGVPVAVATDFNPGSAPSYHLPLAMTLACVLCGLTPAEALKGATLYAARAIGRAHELGSLEPGKKADFILIEAEDVDHWLYHFRPNAVQATFVRGKRVRDDDFAG, from the coding sequence ATGCCGGTCCTGACCAACATCCGACAGCTACTGACCTGCCGGGCAGAAGGTGGACAGGCCGCCCTGCATCCCATTGAACGGGCTGCGCTGGTCTGGAAAGACGACACCATCCTGTGGGTGGGCCCGGAAGCCGAACTGCCCACCCGCTTTCGCAGAGAGCAACGTCTTGATGCGAGCGGCTGCCTGGTAGCGCCCGGTTTGATCGACTGCCATACGCACCTGGCCTTCGGTGGCTGGCGTGCCGAGGAGTTTCGGCTACGCTGTCAGGGGGTCTCTTATCTGGAAATTGCCCGTCAGGGCGGCGGCATCCGTCGTACAGTAGCGCAGACACGGGCCGCTTCGGAGGAGGACCTCTACCGCCGCTGCCTGGATTTTCTGCGCGAAATGGCCCGCCTGGGCATCACCACCGTTGAAGCCAAGACCGGCTACGGACTGTCCTTCGAAGAAGAGCTAAAGCTATTGCAGGTCTATTGGCGCCTGCAAACGCACCAGCCGCTCCGGCTGGTTGCCACGCTGCTGGCCGCCCACGTAGTGCCGCCGGAATATGCCAATCGCCGCGAAGCATACCTGCAATGGTTACTGGATGAACTGATTCCGTACGTGGGACGCGAGCGACTGGCCGACTTCTGTGACGTGTTTGTAGAAGAAACAGCCTTCACCGTGGAGGAAGCCCGTCAGATTCTGGAACGGGGCAAAGCGTTCGGGCTGCGCCCCAAGCTGCACGCCGATCAGCTGCACGATGGCGGCGGGGCTCGGCTGGCTGCCGAGGTCGGTGCCATTTCGGCCGACCACCTGGAGTACGCCTCCGACGAAGGGATCCAGGCCATGGCCCGCGCCGGCGTAGTGGCTGTCGCATTGCCGATCGCCACGCTCTACCTGCGGCAGCGGCCCATGGACGCCCGGCGCTTCATCGACGCCGGTGTCCCAGTAGCCGTAGCGACCGACTTCAACCCGGGCAGTGCCCCCTCCTATCACCTGCCTCTGGCCATGACACTGGCCTGCGTCCTCTGCGGTCTGACGCCGGCCGAAGCACTGAAAGGGGCCACCCTCTATGCGGCCCGGGCTATCGGACGTGCTCACGAGCTGGGGTCGCTCGAGCCCGGCAAAAAAGCCGATTTCATTTTAATTGAAGCCGAAGACGTCGACCACTGGCTGTATCATTTTCGCCCCAACGCAGTCCAGGCCACGTTTGTCAGAGGAAAACGCGTCCGTGACGATGACTTTGCCGGCTGA
- a CDS encoding lasso peptide biosynthesis B2 protein: protein MRMSVHRGQVQGHVRRAPATPDMVQPPSLWRLLRLSWRHRVWRKWQRGDLGRLWTIFRLIVRVEWNQHRLPLPGLLALFEPSPNTALLSEKELQRLERLVLAVLRRLYGQDFCMKQALLLYYFYRKAGKPVCIRFGVTRENGQLRGHAWVEWNDRPVAETVDPRQLFAITYTHPPDTTRARV, encoded by the coding sequence ATGCGGATGTCTGTACACAGAGGGCAAGTTCAGGGACATGTGCGTCGGGCGCCTGCGACGCCCGATATGGTGCAGCCGCCCTCCCTGTGGCGGTTGCTCCGGTTGAGCTGGCGCCATCGGGTCTGGCGTAAGTGGCAACGGGGCGATCTGGGACGACTCTGGACGATTTTTCGATTGATTGTCCGCGTTGAGTGGAACCAGCACCGGTTGCCCCTACCAGGTTTGCTGGCATTATTTGAACCATCGCCGAATACAGCTTTGCTGTCAGAAAAAGAGCTTCAGCGATTGGAACGGCTGGTGCTGGCGGTGCTCCGGCGGCTGTATGGGCAAGATTTCTGCATGAAGCAGGCGCTGTTGTTGTACTATTTTTACCGAAAGGCTGGAAAGCCCGTTTGCATTCGGTTTGGGGTCACCCGGGAGAACGGTCAGTTGCGCGGACATGCCTGGGTAGAGTGGAACGACCGGCCAGTGGCTGAGACGGTCGATCCTCGACAACTGTTTGCTATCACCTATACGCATCCACCTGATACGACCCGAGCACGTGTATGA
- a CDS encoding heme ABC transporter ATP-binding protein, with protein MIKASGLRVALGGRTILDGLTFEIPSGSFVGLLGPNGSGKTTLIRTISGMLPYAGQLYLRGRPLQSWPRRALARQVAVVRQTSTLSFDFTVEDIVLLGRAPHKGWLEPFTAADRARVHAALAAVDLADAAHRLIHTLSGGEQQRVFLAQALAQEADLLLLDEPTAHLDVHYQFELLERIRGLVAEGRTVVAVFHDLSLAARYSDRLLVLHQGRLVADGLPSAVLTEDLIARVFRMAARIHRLPDGTPCLQYLHPITETTPSP; from the coding sequence ATGATCAAAGCCAGCGGGTTGCGGGTAGCGCTCGGAGGACGCACGATTCTGGACGGACTCACCTTCGAGATCCCGTCCGGTTCCTTTGTGGGCCTGCTGGGACCAAACGGTAGCGGCAAAACCACGCTGATTCGCACGATCAGCGGAATGCTACCCTATGCCGGTCAGCTCTACCTGCGCGGACGCCCTCTGCAGAGCTGGCCGCGTCGGGCGCTGGCCCGGCAGGTAGCCGTCGTGCGTCAGACGTCCACCCTCTCTTTCGACTTTACGGTCGAAGACATCGTGCTGCTGGGCCGAGCGCCCCACAAGGGCTGGCTTGAACCGTTTACGGCGGCCGACCGGGCACGGGTACACGCAGCGCTGGCGGCTGTCGATCTGGCCGATGCCGCGCACCGCCTGATTCACACGCTCAGCGGCGGAGAGCAGCAACGCGTTTTTCTGGCGCAGGCCCTGGCCCAGGAAGCTGATCTGCTGCTGCTTGATGAACCCACGGCTCATTTGGACGTGCACTACCAGTTCGAATTGCTTGAGCGCATCCGTGGCCTGGTTGCCGAAGGTCGTACGGTCGTGGCTGTTTTTCATGACCTGTCGCTGGCTGCCCGCTACTCCGACCGCCTGCTCGTCCTGCACCAGGGTCGGCTTGTAGCCGACGGATTGCCCTCCGCGGTGCTCACCGAAGACCTGATCGCCCGCGTCTTCCGCATGGCTGCCCGCATCCACCGGCTGCCCGACGGCACACCCTGCCTTCAGTATCTTCATCCGATCACTGAAACCACACCCTCTCCATGA